Proteins from a genomic interval of Chroococcidiopsis thermalis PCC 7203:
- a CDS encoding glycosyltransferase gives MTKHIALISEHATPLGIFGGVDSGGQNVYVGQVAKHLAAIGYSVDVFTRRDRPQLPEVVEWHCGVRIIHVSAGKPEVLPKEALLPHMEEFTANAIAFMDRQWRYDLIHANFWMSALVAAEIKRQRGIPFVVTFHALGRVRRLHQGNADRFPDERFAIEDRIVREADKIIAECPQDREDLLSLYPADPEKIKVIPCGFDRSEFWQIDRFQARLSLGIPQQERIVLQLGRLVPRKGVDNAIRGFARLVEQHEITARLLIVGGESVHPDPQITPEIGRLNAIASTLGIGDRVTFIGHRGREVLKYFYSAADVFVTTPWYEPFGITPLEAMACGTPVIGSNVGGIKFTVKDGETGYLIAPNEPEILGDRLAFLFQNHSLLHLLGKQALRHVERCFTWQKVTSEIAALYETILAGSKLVGNSMHELAAIASSFDAAIQAFQASKATLSEGILAAAKQLSHCFAQGGKVLICGNGGSAAEAQHLAAEFVGRFRCPYRAGLPAIALTADSAILTAWSNDVGYDDIFARQVKTFAQPGDILLGISTSGRSRNVINAFQAARQQNLSCIALLGGNGGELVGLADIVIRVPANDPQRIQEVQLLVVHLLCELVEEKLLTVPQLSGNKEQGAGSREQLSVISYQ, from the coding sequence ATGACAAAACACATTGCCCTAATTAGCGAACATGCCACCCCGTTAGGAATTTTTGGGGGGGTTGATAGTGGTGGTCAGAATGTTTATGTGGGTCAGGTAGCAAAACACTTGGCAGCAATTGGTTATAGCGTTGATGTATTCACGCGGCGCGATCGCCCCCAATTACCAGAGGTGGTGGAGTGGCATTGCGGAGTCAGAATTATTCACGTTAGCGCAGGTAAACCGGAGGTATTACCTAAAGAGGCATTACTACCGCATATGGAGGAATTTACTGCCAATGCGATCGCTTTTATGGATCGTCAGTGGCGCTACGACCTGATCCACGCCAATTTCTGGATGTCAGCCTTAGTTGCCGCAGAAATTAAGCGCCAACGAGGAATTCCCTTTGTGGTTACGTTTCATGCGTTAGGACGGGTACGGCGTTTGCATCAAGGCAATGCCGATCGATTTCCTGACGAACGCTTTGCAATTGAAGATCGGATCGTGCGGGAAGCCGACAAAATTATTGCCGAGTGTCCCCAAGATCGAGAAGATTTACTTTCCCTTTATCCAGCCGATCCTGAAAAGATTAAGGTGATTCCCTGCGGTTTCGATCGCTCGGAGTTCTGGCAGATCGATCGCTTCCAAGCACGATTGAGTTTAGGTATACCTCAACAGGAAAGGATCGTACTGCAACTCGGTCGCCTAGTTCCTCGTAAAGGTGTGGATAATGCGATCCGAGGGTTTGCGCGTTTGGTCGAGCAGCATGAAATTACAGCACGTTTGCTCATTGTGGGGGGCGAGTCCGTTCATCCCGATCCGCAAATTACGCCTGAGATCGGTCGCTTAAACGCGATCGCATCTACTTTGGGAATCGGCGATCGCGTCACGTTTATCGGTCATCGAGGGCGCGAGGTACTGAAATATTTTTACAGTGCGGCAGATGTCTTTGTGACGACTCCTTGGTACGAACCGTTCGGCATTACCCCTTTAGAAGCAATGGCTTGCGGTACGCCCGTCATCGGCTCGAATGTGGGAGGGATTAAATTTACAGTTAAAGATGGAGAGACGGGATATTTAATTGCACCCAACGAACCGGAAATACTAGGCGATCGCCTTGCGTTTCTGTTCCAAAACCACTCTTTGTTACACCTTTTAGGCAAACAGGCACTCCGCCACGTCGAACGGTGCTTCACCTGGCAAAAGGTTACTAGCGAGATTGCTGCGCTATACGAAACGATTTTAGCAGGTAGCAAATTGGTTGGTAATTCTATGCATGAATTGGCAGCGATCGCAAGTAGTTTTGATGCAGCAATTCAAGCTTTTCAAGCATCTAAAGCTACCCTGAGTGAAGGAATTCTCGCAGCAGCCAAGCAATTAAGCCACTGCTTTGCCCAAGGGGGAAAAGTCTTAATCTGCGGTAACGGTGGCAGTGCGGCTGAAGCGCAGCATCTGGCTGCCGAATTCGTCGGTCGTTTTCGCTGTCCCTATCGGGCAGGACTACCCGCGATCGCACTAACGGCTGATAGTGCAATTCTGACTGCATGGTCGAATGATGTGGGATATGACGACATTTTCGCTCGACAGGTGAAAACCTTTGCTCAACCTGGAGATATATTGCTCGGTATTAGTACCAGTGGGCGATCGCGTAATGTCATCAACGCTTTCCAAGCAGCACGCCAGCAAAATCTTAGTTGCATTGCCCTCCTTGGCGGTAACGGTGGCGAACTAGTAGGACTTGCAGATATTGTAATTCGCGTTCCTGCCAACGATCCGCAACGAATTCAAGAGGTTCAGTTGTTAGTAGTGCATTTATTGTGCGAATTGGTAGAGGAAAAACTGTTAACCGTTCCACAACTATCTGGGAACAAGGAGCAGGGAGCCGGGAGCCGGGAGCAGTTATCAGTTATCAGTTATCAGTGA
- a CDS encoding SDR family oxidoreductase — MQNLTAKVALVTGGARGLGEAICHILADAGITTIIADVRLELAEKVAQILRDSGKEAMAVALDVSSAAQVETVIEKIVNRYGRIDVLVNNAGIDLTVSIEEMPVQEWERILNVNLTGPFIMSKAVFTPMREQGDGFIINITSTAAKRAWANASAYHASKWGLLGFSHALHVEGRPHNIKVTAVVAGGMRTPFLTERFPELDLSTLQDPKNVAQTVLYLLMQPADTVIPEIMVLPMKESSWP; from the coding sequence ATGCAAAATTTAACTGCAAAAGTAGCACTAGTTACAGGTGGCGCACGCGGATTAGGTGAAGCAATTTGTCATATCTTAGCTGATGCAGGAATTACCACCATTATTGCTGATGTTCGTCTTGAATTAGCAGAAAAAGTTGCGCAAATCTTACGCGATAGCGGCAAAGAAGCAATGGCAGTTGCACTTGATGTTTCTAGCGCCGCACAAGTTGAAACTGTCATTGAAAAAATTGTGAATCGATATGGAAGAATAGATGTCTTAGTTAATAACGCAGGTATAGACTTAACCGTTTCGATTGAAGAAATGCCCGTTCAAGAATGGGAGCGTATTCTCAATGTGAATTTAACGGGACCATTTATTATGTCTAAAGCCGTTTTTACCCCAATGAGAGAACAGGGAGACGGTTTTATTATTAATATTACTTCGACGGCGGCTAAACGAGCGTGGGCGAACGCCTCAGCTTACCACGCTAGTAAATGGGGATTATTAGGCTTTTCTCATGCTCTACATGTTGAAGGTAGACCGCACAATATTAAAGTGACTGCTGTAGTGGCTGGCGGGATGCGAACCCCTTTCTTAACAGAACGTTTTCCCGAACTCGATTTAAGCACATTGCAAGATCCAAAAAACGTTGCTCAAACAGTTTTATATCTATTAATGCAACCAGCCGATACGGTAATTCCAGAAATCATGGTTTTACCAATGAAAGAAAGTTCTTGGCCCTAA
- a CDS encoding D-glycero-alpha-D-manno-heptose-1,7-bisphosphate 7-phosphatase: MKAVFLDKDGTLIEDVPYNIDPDRIRLCAGALEAVQMLAAADYQIFIITNQSGIARGYFPESALINVEKHLRQLLATAGVSLASFYYCPHHPQGVITEFAIDCDCRKPNPGLLKKAAKEHSIKLDRSWMIGDILNDIEAGNIAGCRTILIDNGNENEWQISRSRLPNFIVNNLREAAAVIMASDRSPPQKKHPYS; encoded by the coding sequence ATGAAAGCAGTTTTTCTGGATAAAGATGGTACTTTAATTGAAGATGTTCCTTACAACATCGATCCAGATAGAATTCGACTTTGTGCAGGTGCATTAGAAGCAGTGCAAATGTTAGCCGCTGCTGACTACCAAATCTTTATTATTACAAACCAATCTGGTATAGCACGCGGCTACTTTCCAGAAAGCGCTCTCATAAATGTAGAGAAACATTTGCGGCAATTATTGGCTACTGCTGGTGTTTCTCTAGCCAGTTTTTATTATTGTCCTCACCACCCTCAAGGAGTTATCACAGAATTTGCGATTGATTGCGACTGTCGTAAACCCAATCCTGGCTTGCTGAAAAAAGCAGCAAAGGAACACTCAATTAAATTAGATCGATCTTGGATGATTGGTGACATTTTAAATGATATTGAAGCAGGAAATATAGCAGGTTGCCGCACAATTTTAATTGACAATGGCAATGAAAATGAATGGCAAATATCGCGATCGCGATTACCCAACTTTATCGTAAATAACTTACGGGAAGCTGCTGCGGTAATTATGGCAAGCGATCGCTCACCTCCACAAAAAAAACACCCCTATTCTTAG
- the rfaE2 gene encoding D-glycero-beta-D-manno-heptose 1-phosphate adenylyltransferase, producing MIAQQYLDKWTNLHVLAIGEAMLDCYLEGTSNRLCREAPVPIVDISSLKDVPGGAANTAANIARLGASVSFLSVIGTDLEGDRLKRTLQERGISTHNLIASTQRQTLLKQRISSDSQLLLRCDRGSTENIDPQIENQLIENLNRLYPTCDATVISDYGGGILTPRIIQTIAQLQTQYPRTIVVDSKQLKNFQSVNITAIKPNYQQAIQLLEISALKGKERIQQIVDRGAKLLDLINTQLAAVTLDAEGAIIFERNNPPYIIPSHPTSNSQATGAGDTFVSGLTLALAAGAAGKLAASIASATAAIVVTQPGTTTCSLSALHQSLSGNQKLVVSRESLVTSIQEHRNWKHKIVFTNGCFDLLHLGHVTYLKQAKQLGDILIVGVNSDESIRQLKGANRPVNCLSDRLAILSALESVDYVIPFAESTPSELIKIIRPDIYVKGGDYTPEMLPEVPLIEELGGEVKILPYVSNISTTAIVNRIYQTFSKLPSI from the coding sequence ATGATTGCCCAACAGTATCTCGATAAATGGACAAACTTGCACGTTCTTGCGATCGGCGAGGCAATGTTAGACTGTTACTTAGAAGGGACCTCTAACCGCCTTTGCCGAGAAGCACCCGTTCCCATCGTCGATATTAGTAGCTTGAAAGACGTACCTGGAGGTGCAGCAAATACTGCAGCAAATATCGCTCGTTTGGGAGCAAGTGTATCATTTCTATCAGTCATAGGAACCGATTTAGAAGGCGATCGCTTAAAACGAACTCTTCAAGAACGAGGAATTTCCACTCATAATTTAATCGCTTCTACCCAAAGGCAAACTTTACTCAAACAACGCATTTCCTCTGACTCTCAATTACTCCTAAGGTGCGATCGTGGTAGTACAGAAAACATCGATCCTCAAATTGAAAACCAACTGATAGAAAACTTAAACCGTCTTTATCCAACTTGTGACGCAACTGTAATTTCAGATTACGGTGGTGGAATTCTCACCCCAAGAATTATTCAGACAATAGCTCAACTTCAAACACAATATCCTCGAACTATAGTTGTTGATTCTAAACAGTTGAAAAATTTTCAGTCTGTTAATATCACTGCAATTAAACCCAACTATCAGCAAGCTATTCAACTATTAGAGATCTCAGCTTTAAAAGGAAAAGAACGAATTCAGCAAATTGTAGACAGGGGAGCAAAACTACTCGATTTAATTAACACTCAACTCGCCGCAGTCACTCTAGATGCCGAGGGAGCCATCATTTTTGAGCGTAACAATCCACCCTATATTATCCCTTCCCATCCCACGTCCAACAGCCAAGCAACAGGCGCAGGAGATACATTCGTAAGCGGCTTAACCCTTGCCTTAGCCGCAGGTGCAGCAGGAAAACTTGCCGCATCAATTGCATCTGCAACAGCAGCAATTGTGGTAACTCAACCAGGTACGACGACTTGTAGCTTATCAGCATTACACCAGTCTCTTTCCGGTAATCAAAAACTAGTTGTCAGTCGGGAATCGCTAGTAACTTCGATCCAAGAACACCGCAATTGGAAACACAAAATTGTTTTTACCAATGGATGTTTCGATCTTCTACATCTCGGACACGTTACCTATTTAAAACAAGCAAAACAATTAGGAGATATTCTCATCGTTGGTGTTAACTCAGATGAAAGTATTCGACAATTAAAAGGTGCAAATCGTCCTGTAAATTGTTTGAGCGATCGCTTGGCAATTCTCTCGGCTTTGGAAAGCGTCGATTATGTCATTCCTTTTGCCGAATCAACCCCCAGCGAACTGATTAAAATTATTCGTCCTGATATTTACGTTAAAGGAGGAGACTACACCCCAGAAATGCTACCCGAAGTTCCTCTAATAGAAGAACTAGGCGGCGAAGTCAAAATCTTACCTTACGTCAGTAACATTTCTACAACCGCAATAGTCAACCGCATCTATCAAACCTTCTCCAAACTCCCCTCAATCTAA
- the waaF gene encoding lipopolysaccharide heptosyltransferase II — MSPTWNTAKKILCVRLDTIGDVIMTTPAIRALKTSHCDRHITLMTSSAGAVVAPLLPDIDDLIVYDSPWLKATATRQNSEPEYAIISELKARNFDAAVIFTVYSQSPLPTAFLCYMAGIPLRLAHCHENPYQLLTDWIKDPEPENFTRHEVQRQLDLVASIGSKVEDKRLRVQISEIARKNIQNLLEEIRINFSQPWIIMHPGATAISRRYPPESFAIAARKLVQDYNIQVIFTGIESEIELVESIRLQMRSPSFSLVNRLNLSELTALVEKAHLLISNNTAPVHIAAAVGTPVVDLYALTNPQHTPWEVLNRVIFHDVPCRICYKSICPEGHYHCLRLVEPERVVDAALELLQVRQPAMPVRATKL; from the coding sequence ATGTCACCAACCTGGAATACCGCCAAAAAAATTCTCTGTGTCAGACTAGACACGATTGGCGATGTGATTATGACAACTCCCGCCATCCGTGCTTTAAAAACTTCCCACTGCGATCGCCATATTACCTTAATGACTTCTTCAGCAGGTGCTGTAGTTGCACCACTTTTACCAGATATTGATGACTTAATTGTTTACGATTCTCCCTGGTTAAAAGCAACTGCAACCCGCCAAAATAGCGAGCCTGAATATGCGATTATCTCCGAACTTAAAGCCAGAAATTTTGACGCAGCAGTCATTTTTACGGTTTACAGTCAAAGTCCTCTACCCACTGCCTTTCTTTGCTACATGGCAGGTATTCCACTGCGATTAGCGCATTGTCATGAAAACCCTTATCAATTACTAACCGATTGGATTAAAGATCCAGAACCAGAAAATTTCACCCGTCACGAAGTTCAACGTCAACTCGATTTAGTCGCCAGCATTGGTAGTAAAGTTGAAGATAAACGCTTGCGAGTACAGATATCAGAAATTGCGAGAAAAAATATTCAAAACTTACTTGAGGAAATTAGAATTAATTTCAGCCAACCTTGGATTATTATGCATCCAGGTGCAACAGCAATTTCTCGTCGCTATCCTCCAGAAAGTTTTGCGATCGCCGCACGTAAATTAGTGCAAGACTATAATATTCAAGTTATTTTTACAGGTATAGAATCAGAAATAGAACTCGTCGAATCAATTCGATTACAAATGCGATCGCCTTCTTTTTCTCTCGTTAATAGACTAAACTTATCCGAACTTACTGCATTAGTAGAAAAAGCACATTTATTAATATCTAATAATACTGCACCCGTACATATTGCTGCCGCAGTTGGGACACCAGTTGTCGATCTTTATGCTTTAACTAACCCACAACACACCCCTTGGGAAGTTTTAAATCGCGTTATTTTTCACGACGTTCCTTGTCGGATTTGCTATAAAAGCATTTGTCCTGAAGGACATTACCACTGCTTGCGCCTAGTCGAACCTGAAAGAGTTGTAGATGCTGCGTTAGAACTATTACAGGTTCGTCAGCCAGCTATGCCTGTTCGCGCAACCAAGTTGTGA
- a CDS encoding glycosyltransferase family A protein, with amino-acid sequence MTKDDYRTIDVLIPTCDRPVALAVTLASLCAQTYRDFQVIISDQTEDRDIFETREVQAVMRVLEVHGHLVKTYKNLPRRGIAEQRQFLLDKATATYVIFLDDDIILEPYVLQNLLTAIQEEKCGFVGNAFIGLSFINDIRPHEQNIEFWDTPVTPEVVKSGTPAWERWRLHNAANLHHIQQRFNITSDRPRKYRIVWASGCAIYDRQKLLDIGGYNFWQELPPYACGEDVLVQLRLMAKYGGCGLLPSGAYHQELPTTISDRSVDAPHLLPIC; translated from the coding sequence GTGACGAAAGACGATTATAGAACAATTGATGTCTTAATTCCAACCTGCGATCGCCCAGTAGCTTTAGCTGTAACTTTAGCTAGCCTTTGCGCCCAAACTTATCGAGATTTTCAAGTAATTATTTCCGATCAAACTGAAGATCGAGATATATTTGAAACTCGGGAAGTACAAGCAGTGATGCGAGTACTTGAAGTCCACGGACATTTAGTTAAAACTTACAAGAATTTACCTCGGCGTGGCATTGCCGAACAACGTCAATTTTTATTAGATAAAGCGACTGCTACCTATGTCATTTTTTTAGATGATGATATAATTTTGGAACCTTATGTCCTCCAAAATTTACTTACAGCTATTCAAGAGGAAAAATGCGGTTTTGTAGGAAATGCATTTATCGGTCTTAGTTTTATTAACGATATTCGTCCCCACGAACAAAATATTGAGTTTTGGGACACACCAGTAACGCCAGAAGTCGTGAAATCTGGAACCCCAGCTTGGGAACGGTGGCGCTTGCACAATGCAGCAAACTTACATCACATTCAACAACGCTTTAACATTACTAGCGATCGCCCGCGTAAATATCGTATAGTCTGGGCAAGCGGTTGTGCCATCTACGATCGCCAAAAATTATTAGATATCGGCGGATACAACTTTTGGCAAGAACTTCCTCCCTATGCTTGCGGCGAGGACGTGTTAGTACAATTGCGGCTGATGGCAAAATATGGCGGTTGCGGTTTACTCCCATCAGGAGCATATCATCAAGAATTACCAACCACAATTAGCGATCGCAGCGTTGACGCGCCACACTTATTACCAATTTGTTAG
- a CDS encoding glycosyltransferase family 9 protein, with protein MKRILFIELLGGIGDLIIALPAIKALALSHPQARIAVLTFPPGGELLQSDRHIHEVIFAQRGAARQSVAQILTQQNFDLIVSDVNYDGITELIHNSGANKRTVTNLWRNPPDNQLISDRFCQILYEEGLIATAGLRHGRSPQPPLKRGAIGSSQPDSSGGAEKRLSPPLLKGAIGSSQPDSSGGAEKRLSPPFLRGVGGDLIHLLESEIATARQTFGAAYRPLVFLIPDSAMPIKRWSTQNFITVGKALQQKYNATIIVAGGDDEEMARQIKAEIDKTARIWQRGTLRELAAGISQADLAIAVDTGPAHIAAALNVPTITLFGPAWHERYGQPAPHINLQGYPECSERVIRNFTEQSCWYSGVCPFDWHSCTEDISVASVLAAAAKFLDRQEELDDPPLPPFLRGELEAVRDTAISLPPAEARETAAPSPQLVAPETTAPLFKGGWGDLRNILVMRLDNIGDVIMTSPVLRTIKENLPTAKLTLMASPAGALTQPLLPWVDEVLSWRVLWQDLGRLDFDPAREWKLIETLNQRQFDAAIILTSFSQSPYPAALVCYLAGIGLRLGESKESGQGILTHWVDPLPDEIHQVERNLRLIEAVGFKVRDRRLCLHVPQTITAAIPNSYILLNPWTTCQSRNYDDCRFATAARQLSQMTSLPIVVTGTNKDRDRARPLLDILGDAIDLIGATSLAEFAALIANARLVLTNNTSTMHIADATNTPSVILFAGTELESQWQPCYAPVKLLRRPTVCSPCYAFTCPYNMECLDISPEEVIAAGLEMLDRTNSNFKFQNFRGYKNLLEQFKS; from the coding sequence GTGAAGCGAATTTTATTTATTGAATTATTGGGAGGAATTGGGGATTTAATTATCGCGCTACCAGCGATTAAAGCTTTGGCATTGTCCCATCCTCAAGCACGGATCGCGGTGCTAACTTTTCCTCCAGGTGGCGAACTGCTACAAAGCGATCGCCACATACATGAAGTCATTTTTGCCCAGCGAGGAGCAGCCCGTCAATCGGTCGCGCAGATTCTCACTCAACAGAATTTCGATCTAATTGTTTCTGATGTCAATTATGATGGCATTACCGAGCTAATTCACAATAGTGGTGCTAATAAACGCACGGTGACGAATTTATGGCGTAACCCGCCCGATAATCAACTCATAAGCGATCGCTTTTGTCAAATTTTGTATGAAGAGGGTTTAATTGCAACTGCTGGACTACGCCACGGCAGATCACCCCAACCCCCCTTAAAAAGGGGGGCAATCGGATCTTCCCAACCTGACTCAAGTGGTGGAGCAGAGAAGCGGCTTTCTCCCCCCTTGCTGAAAGGGGCAATTGGATCTTCCCAACCTGACTCAAGTGGTGGAGCAGAGAAGCGGCTTTCTCCCCCCTTTTTAAGGGGGGTAGGGGGGGATCTGATTCACCTGCTAGAGAGTGAAATAGCCACAGCTCGACAAACATTTGGAGCCGCATACCGTCCCTTGGTCTTCCTCATTCCCGATTCGGCAATGCCAATCAAGCGGTGGTCAACACAGAATTTCATTACTGTCGGCAAAGCCTTACAACAGAAATATAACGCCACCATTATTGTTGCTGGAGGCGACGATGAAGAGATGGCGCGGCAGATTAAGGCAGAAATTGACAAGACAGCACGAATTTGGCAACGGGGAACCCTGCGGGAACTGGCAGCGGGTATATCCCAAGCAGATTTAGCGATCGCAGTTGATACCGGACCCGCTCACATTGCTGCTGCTCTTAACGTGCCTACTATTACCCTCTTCGGTCCTGCTTGGCACGAACGCTACGGACAACCCGCACCTCATATTAACTTGCAGGGTTATCCTGAATGTTCCGAACGAGTCATTCGCAATTTTACCGAACAAAGCTGTTGGTACAGTGGTGTTTGTCCTTTCGATTGGCACTCCTGTACGGAGGATATATCTGTTGCATCGGTTTTGGCAGCAGCGGCGAAATTCTTGGATCGGCAGGAGGAGCTTGACGATCCCCCCCTGCCCCCCTTTTTAAGGGGGGAGTTAGAAGCGGTGCGAGATACTGCTATCTCTCTGCCTCCAGCAGAGGCGCGAGAAACTGCTGCCCCCTCACCTCAACTAGTAGCGCCAGAAACTACTGCCCCCCTTTTTAAGGGGGGTTGGGGGGATCTCCGCAACATCCTAGTCATGCGCCTAGATAATATTGGTGATGTCATCATGACTAGTCCTGTCCTGCGAACGATTAAAGAAAACCTTCCCACTGCCAAATTAACCTTAATGGCAAGCCCAGCCGGGGCATTGACACAACCTCTACTGCCGTGGGTAGATGAAGTCTTATCCTGGCGAGTCCTATGGCAAGATTTGGGACGATTGGACTTCGATCCGGCGCGAGAATGGAAACTAATTGAGACTTTAAACCAACGTCAATTTGATGCGGCAATTATTTTGACAAGTTTTAGTCAAAGCCCTTACCCAGCTGCTTTAGTTTGCTATTTAGCCGGAATTGGATTGCGTTTAGGAGAATCGAAGGAGTCGGGACAAGGAATATTAACGCATTGGGTTGACCCCTTACCGGATGAAATTCACCAAGTAGAGCGGAATTTGCGCTTAATTGAAGCAGTTGGGTTTAAAGTGCGCGATCGCCGTCTTTGCTTGCACGTTCCTCAAACTATAACAGCAGCAATCCCAAATTCTTACATCTTGCTCAATCCCTGGACGACTTGCCAATCTCGCAACTACGACGACTGCCGCTTTGCAACAGCAGCCCGTCAATTATCTCAAATGACGAGTTTACCTATTGTCGTCACGGGAACCAATAAGGATCGCGATCGCGCCCGCCCCTTACTCGATATTTTAGGCGACGCGATCGATCTGATTGGTGCGACTAGTCTCGCTGAATTTGCTGCCCTGATTGCCAATGCCCGATTGGTTCTAACCAATAACACATCTACCATGCATATTGCTGATGCTACCAACACTCCAAGCGTCATTCTCTTTGCTGGTACTGAACTCGAATCTCAATGGCAACCCTGCTATGCTCCTGTTAAACTCCTCCGCCGTCCCACAGTTTGCAGTCCTTGCTACGCCTTCACCTGTCCCTACAACATGGAATGTTTAGATATTTCCCCAGAGGAGGTGATTGCAGCTGGATTGGAAATGCTCGATCGAACCAATTCAAATTTCAAATTTCAAAATTTTAGAGGGTACAAGAACCTACTAGAACAATTCAAAAGTTAA